The following are encoded in a window of Bacillota bacterium genomic DNA:
- a CDS encoding rod shape-determining protein encodes MFAARIGIDLGAANVLAYVDQKGLVVQEPAVVAIDTRKDEVQALGHAALNMVGRTAEHIKIFQPLSEGAMTDHRILELLLRYLILRVCGRRCLFRPVTIISVPPKINSVERRAVLQAAYSAGAKEAHLVSETLLSGLGAGLDLNQARGHLVVNIGAGTTNVAVLSMDSEVISESIKVGGEDFTRAIMRYLKKHHNLVVGQLSAEQMKCAIGTVIPRDGQWEIRGQDYVSGLPEVRKVSATELQDVLLGCVEPIIATIVHVLEQTPPELARDIYSFGMVLTGGGALLHGMDQVLEEATGIQVKLPAEPLLSVIDGIKVLMNNKQYPLSPGVLNDYSAG; translated from the coding sequence GTGTTTGCAGCGCGTATTGGCATCGATCTGGGTGCGGCCAATGTCTTAGCCTATGTGGACCAGAAGGGGCTCGTTGTCCAGGAGCCCGCGGTGGTGGCCATTGACACCCGAAAAGACGAGGTCCAGGCCTTGGGGCATGCGGCTTTGAATATGGTGGGACGTACCGCAGAACATATCAAGATCTTCCAACCTTTGTCCGAAGGCGCCATGACGGACCACCGGATTTTGGAACTGCTGCTTCGTTATCTGATCCTCCGGGTCTGTGGGCGACGGTGCCTATTCCGACCGGTGACCATTATTTCTGTGCCGCCCAAGATCAATTCGGTGGAAAGGCGGGCTGTATTGCAGGCCGCCTATAGTGCTGGAGCCAAGGAGGCCCACTTAGTCTCGGAAACCTTGCTATCCGGTCTGGGTGCTGGTCTCGATCTCAATCAAGCGCGGGGCCATTTGGTGGTGAATATCGGAGCGGGTACCACCAATGTGGCGGTGCTCTCCATGGATAGCGAGGTGATCAGCGAGTCCATCAAGGTGGGTGGAGAGGACTTTACCCGGGCCATTATGCGCTATCTAAAAAAACACCATAACTTGGTTGTTGGTCAGCTATCTGCGGAGCAGATGAAGTGTGCTATCGGTACGGTAATCCCCCGGGATGGTCAGTGGGAGATTAGGGGACAAGACTACGTGTCTGGACTTCCCGAAGTGAGAAAGGTTTCCGCCACGGAGCTGCAGGATGTCCTCCTGGGGTGTGTGGAGCCGATCATCGCTACCATTGTCCATGTATTGGAACAGACTCCCCCCGAGTTGGCTAGGGATATCTATAGTTTCGGGATGGTTTTGACCGGGGGCGGGGCCCTGTTGCACGGTATGGATCAGGTTTTGGAAGAGGCCACCGGTATTCAGGTCAAATTGCCGGCGGAGCCGCTTTTGTCGGTCATTGACGGAATTAAGGTCCTGATGAACAACAAACAGTACCCATTGAGTCCAGGGGTATTGAATGATTATTCTGCCGGATGA
- the spoIIID gene encoding sporulation transcriptional regulator SpoIIID has translation MRDYIRRRVVEIGSYIVETKATVRQAATVFGVSKSTVHKDVTERLPSVNPELAKQVAKILQLNKAERHLRGGEATRRKYKEIESA, from the coding sequence ATGCGAGACTACATCCGCAGACGAGTTGTAGAGATTGGCAGCTATATAGTTGAAACGAAAGCCACTGTCCGACAGGCCGCCACCGTCTTTGGAGTCAGTAAGAGCACGGTCCATAAGGACGTTACCGAACGGCTCCCCAGTGTAAATCCAGAACTGGCCAAGCAGGTGGCCAAGATCTTACAATTGAACAAGGCGGAGCGACACCTGCGGGGTGGCGAAGCCACGAGGAGGAAATATAAGGAGATAGAGAGTGCGTAG